A single window of Oncorhynchus clarkii lewisi isolate Uvic-CL-2024 chromosome 10, UVic_Ocla_1.0, whole genome shotgun sequence DNA harbors:
- the LOC139419292 gene encoding probable serine/threonine-protein kinase fhkB, with amino-acid sequence MTTTAAPTTTTLWVRKEELRCTHNNHSVSHNNHSVPHNNCSSSNNSFPYNNHICSHNNHRFSYSNHSCGYNNQIHPYNNHICPLNNHRYTQNNNFFSQEGYSSSHNHSSFPYNNQSRTHNNHNNTHNNTNDIYTYGFNKHRCGYKNNSFSHNNNNYSYNNHSC; translated from the exons ATGACGActacagctgctcccacaacaaccacgcTGTGGGTACGAAAAGAAGAGCTGAG AtgcacccacaacaaccacagtgtctcccacaacaaccacagtgtCCCCCACAACAACTGCAGCAGCTCCAACAACAGCTTCCCCTACAACAACCACATctgttcccacaacaaccacagattCTCCTACAGCAACCACAGCTGTGGCTACAACAACCAAATTCATCCCTACAATAACCACATCTGCCCCCTCAACAACCACAGATACACCCAAAACAACAACTTTTTCTCCCAAGAAGGCTACAGCAGCTCCCACAACCATAGCAGCTTCCCCTACAACAACCAAAGTCgtacccacaacaaccacaacaacacccACAACAACACCAATGACATCTACACCTACGGCTTCAACAAGCACAGATGTGGCTACAAAAACAACAGCTTCTCCCATAACAACAACAACTATTCCTACAACAACCACAGTTGCTGA